The following nucleotide sequence is from Calidithermus timidus DSM 17022.
GGCAGCTCGAGGGCGACGTGCGGGCCAGAGCCCTCGACATCGAGGCCGGGGCAGTCTTCATCGGGCGCAGCCAGACCGGCGAGGTCAAGGCCGCCCTGCCCCAACCCTCCAAACCCGCCAGCGAGTGAATCCTGGGCAGCCCGGAGGGCCATTCGTACGGCCCTCCGGGATTTTTTTGAACTGCGTAAAGGCAAAACCCCGCTCAAACGCGGTAAAGTAGTTGGGCTGTGGCCCTTGAACGTTTGTTCCGCCGTCGGCGCACCCAGGGCGAAGTCCGCGACGTCCCCGAGCTGTGGACCCGCTGCCCAGGCTGTGATGCGCCCATCTACAAGAAAGACCTCGAGCAAAACCTCTACGTCTGCCCCAAGTGCGGCCACCACATGCGCTTTCCCGCCCTGCGCCGCATCGAGTCCCTGGCCGACGCTGGCTCCTTCGAGCAGACCACCCGGCTCAAGCCCGCCGACCCGCTGGAATTCGTGGACACCGAGCCTTATGTCAAGCGTCTCGAGCGCTACCAGAAGGAGGCCGGTCGCCCCGACGCCATCGTGGGAGGGCGCTGCCTGATCGGGGAGGTGCCCAGCGTGCTGCTGGTCATGGACGCGGCCTTCGCCGGGGGTTCGATGGGCAGCGTGGTGGGCGAGGAGATCGCCCGGGGAGCTGAGCTGGCCGCCCAGGAGAACCGCGCCTTGGTGATCGTCTCGGCCTCGGGGGGAGCCCGTATGCAGGAAGCGGCCCTCTCGCTGATGCAGATGGCCAAGACCACCCTGGCCCTCGACCGACTGTGGGCCAGGCGCCTGCCCTACGTCTCCATCCTCACCGATCCCACCACCGGGGGCGTGACCGCCAGCTTTGCCGCCATCGCCGACGTGATCTTCGCCGAGCCGGGGGCCCTCATCGGCTTCGCTGGGCCCCGGGTGATCAAGCAGACCATCCGCCAGGACCTACCCGAGGGCTTTCAGCGCTCGGAGTTCCTGCTCAAGCACGGCATGGTGGACCGCGTGGTGGACCGTCGGAAGCTGAAGGAGGCGGTGGCGCGGGTGCTCAGGCAATTCGCGGGGGGTGCGCGTGCCGCTGGAGTTTGAGAAGCCCATCCTCGA
It contains:
- the accD gene encoding acetyl-CoA carboxylase, carboxyltransferase subunit beta: MALERLFRRRRTQGEVRDVPELWTRCPGCDAPIYKKDLEQNLYVCPKCGHHMRFPALRRIESLADAGSFEQTTRLKPADPLEFVDTEPYVKRLERYQKEAGRPDAIVGGRCLIGEVPSVLLVMDAAFAGGSMGSVVGEEIARGAELAAQENRALVIVSASGGARMQEAALSLMQMAKTTLALDRLWARRLPYVSILTDPTTGGVTASFAAIADVIFAEPGALIGFAGPRVIKQTIRQDLPEGFQRSEFLLKHGMVDRVVDRRKLKEAVARVLRQFAGGARAAGV